From Actinomyces sp. oral taxon 171 str. F0337, one genomic window encodes:
- a CDS encoding beta-ketoacyl-[acyl-carrier-protein] synthase family protein, giving the protein MSPEAECRPDDVVVTGLGTVNPLGADVETTWSALHQGTCAVRTLEHEWVGHHELPVRIGAPLAVDPAEMLPPRQMRRLDRASQCALLAARQAWEQAEAPQVAPQRLAVSVSPGMGPVLSVMEAWDTLRDKGPRRVLPTAVPALMPNAPAAAVGIELGAHGGIHAPVSACASGAEAIAYGADLIALGRADVVVAGGTDSALHPMTVAAFGAMRALSTRNDDPQTASRPFAPDRDGFVLGEGAGLLVLERAAHATARGAQVLAVLAGSGVTADAYDVARPEPSGAEQERALRLALDRAGLDAGAVGHVNAHATSTPAGDVVEAGVLARTVPSAAISATKSATGHLLGGAGGLEAVLTVMALQERWAPPTLLPAGVDPELARLGLDVVGPQGRALPQLEAAASTSFGFGGHNVALLLTRQ; this is encoded by the coding sequence ATGAGCCCGGAAGCCGAGTGCCGCCCTGACGACGTCGTCGTCACCGGCCTGGGGACCGTCAACCCTCTGGGCGCAGACGTCGAGACCACCTGGAGCGCTCTGCACCAGGGCACCTGCGCGGTTCGCACCCTTGAGCACGAGTGGGTCGGGCACCATGAGCTGCCCGTGCGGATCGGCGCTCCCCTGGCGGTCGATCCCGCCGAGATGCTCCCACCCCGCCAGATGCGCCGTCTTGACCGCGCCAGCCAGTGCGCGCTGCTGGCCGCCCGCCAGGCCTGGGAGCAGGCCGAGGCTCCACAGGTCGCCCCGCAGCGTCTGGCCGTGTCCGTGTCCCCGGGAATGGGCCCGGTCCTGTCGGTCATGGAGGCGTGGGACACCCTGAGGGACAAGGGGCCCCGGCGCGTGCTGCCGACAGCGGTCCCCGCGCTCATGCCCAACGCCCCGGCGGCGGCCGTCGGGATCGAGCTGGGGGCGCACGGCGGTATCCACGCTCCGGTCTCAGCCTGCGCCTCGGGGGCTGAGGCCATCGCATACGGTGCGGACCTCATCGCTCTGGGACGGGCCGACGTCGTCGTGGCCGGGGGCACGGATTCGGCCCTTCACCCGATGACCGTGGCCGCCTTCGGCGCCATGAGGGCCCTGTCGACGCGCAACGACGACCCGCAGACCGCCTCTCGCCCTTTCGCACCGGACCGCGACGGCTTCGTCCTGGGCGAAGGGGCCGGGCTCCTCGTCCTGGAGCGAGCCGCGCACGCCACGGCCCGTGGCGCACAGGTCCTGGCCGTGCTGGCGGGCTCCGGGGTCACTGCCGACGCCTACGACGTCGCACGCCCCGAGCCATCGGGTGCGGAGCAGGAACGAGCCCTGCGGCTGGCTCTGGATCGCGCGGGCCTTGATGCCGGCGCCGTCGGGCACGTCAACGCCCACGCCACCTCGACACCCGCCGGCGACGTCGTCGAGGCCGGTGTCCTGGCCAGGACGGTTCCGAGTGCGGCGATCAGCGCCACGAAGTCCGCCACCGGTCACCTCCTGGGCGGGGCCGGGGGCCTGGAGGCGGTGCTGACCGTCATGGCGCTGCAGGAGCGTTGGGCCCCGCCCACGCTGCTGCCAGCCGGAGTGGATCCGGAGCTGGCCCGGCTCGGTCTGGACGTCGTTGGGCCGCAGGGCCGCGCCCTGCCCCAGCTGGAGGCGGCGGCCAGCACCTCCTTCGGCTTCGGTGGGCACAACGTCGCTCTGCTCCTCACCCGCCAGTAG
- the def gene encoding peptide deformylase codes for MAYRDIRIIGDPVLRTECDWITDIDDSVKALVEDLLETVDEDGRAGLAANQIGIGLRAFSWNIDGEIGYILNPRIVEVSKDEYQDGDEGCLSVPGLWFPTERAWYARAEGVDLDGREVVVEGEELMARCIQHECDHLEGRLYLDRLDRKNRAKAMKELRAQGL; via the coding sequence ATGGCATACCGCGACATCCGCATCATTGGCGACCCGGTCCTGCGCACCGAGTGCGACTGGATCACTGACATCGACGACTCCGTCAAGGCCCTGGTTGAGGACCTGCTCGAGACGGTCGACGAGGACGGCCGGGCCGGCCTGGCCGCCAATCAGATCGGGATCGGTCTGCGCGCCTTCTCCTGGAACATCGACGGCGAGATCGGCTACATCCTCAACCCCAGGATCGTCGAGGTGTCCAAGGACGAGTACCAGGACGGGGACGAGGGCTGCTTGTCAGTGCCGGGCCTGTGGTTCCCCACGGAGCGGGCGTGGTACGCCCGGGCCGAGGGTGTGGACCTGGACGGCAGGGAGGTCGTCGTCGAGGGGGAGGAGCTCATGGCCCGCTGCATCCAGCACGAGTGCGACCACCTGGAGGGCCGCCTCTACCTCGATCGCCTCGACCGGAAGAACCGGGCCAAGGCGATGAAGGAGCTGCGAGCGCAGGGGCTGTAA
- a CDS encoding acyl carrier protein — MAEQSNDDVQPVITQIVSEESGVAAKDITRETTFAQDLDVDSLGLLTIATQVEERFGVALDDSLIPTLPTVGALVDLVTSKKA; from the coding sequence ATGGCTGAGCAGAGCAACGACGACGTCCAGCCCGTCATCACCCAGATCGTCAGCGAGGAGTCCGGCGTCGCCGCCAAGGACATCACCCGTGAGACCACCTTCGCCCAGGATCTCGACGTCGACTCCCTGGGTCTGCTGACCATCGCCACCCAGGTCGAGGAACGCTTCGGCGTGGCCCTTGACGACTCCCTCATCCCGACCCTGCCCACCGTCGGAGCGCTGGTTGACCTGGTGACCTCCAAGAAGGCCTGA
- a CDS encoding DUF3060 domain-containing protein has protein sequence MSRSLLLRSASFMAACLLTLSGCSVGWTGTTGASSSPSNQAHDAAAEEAEEEPTGKLEDTGPVDPLEYGNCTSSEIRDYDDDLTNNDAEDTRAQAEAEVTKVVPASDQVNVTSNELSTDQVVKVSAGARDVTITAQNLVVVIEGEIESLTVHGFDNTIWIDASNKVTFGPNDGDNLNYVFWRSRPPQSKVDPQGVNMIGKDVNAPVIRSCRSFS, from the coding sequence TTGTCCCGTTCCCTGCTCCTGCGCTCCGCCTCCTTCATGGCCGCGTGCCTGCTGACCCTGTCTGGCTGCTCAGTCGGCTGGACCGGTACCACGGGGGCGTCCTCGTCTCCGTCGAACCAGGCTCATGACGCCGCCGCCGAGGAGGCCGAGGAGGAACCCACTGGAAAACTGGAGGACACCGGTCCCGTTGATCCATTGGAGTACGGGAACTGCACGTCCTCCGAGATACGCGACTACGATGACGACCTGACCAACAACGACGCGGAGGACACCCGAGCCCAGGCAGAGGCCGAGGTCACCAAGGTGGTGCCCGCCTCCGACCAGGTCAATGTCACCTCCAACGAGCTCTCCACCGATCAGGTGGTCAAGGTCTCGGCTGGGGCACGAGACGTAACAATCACTGCACAAAATCTCGTGGTCGTCATCGAGGGAGAGATCGAGTCACTCACCGTCCACGGGTTCGACAACACGATCTGGATCGATGCATCCAATAAAGTCACGTTCGGCCCGAACGACGGAGACAACCTCAATTACGTCTTCTGGCGCTCCAGGCCTCCACAGTCGAAGGTGGATCCACAAGGCGTCAACATGATCGGCAAGGATGTCAACGCCCCTGTCATCCGCTCCTGCCGCTCCTTCTCATGA
- a CDS encoding DUF3145 domain-containing protein — MIGAYTRGVLFVHSAPRALCPHIEWAAAEVLGSRVHLDWTEQPAARGMMRAETSWVGPAGTGASLASALRGWANLRYEVTEEASVGTDGGRWSHTPDLGIFHAQTDVHGNVVVPEDRIRAALVYAAEPERMRRELDLALGQAWDDELEPFRYAGAGAPVRWLHRVG, encoded by the coding sequence ATGATCGGTGCCTACACCCGCGGTGTACTTTTCGTGCATTCAGCACCTCGGGCGCTCTGCCCCCACATCGAGTGGGCAGCGGCCGAGGTGCTCGGTTCACGTGTCCACCTGGACTGGACCGAGCAGCCTGCGGCACGGGGCATGATGCGGGCCGAGACCAGCTGGGTGGGACCCGCTGGAACGGGAGCCAGTCTTGCATCGGCCCTGCGCGGCTGGGCGAACCTGCGCTACGAGGTGACTGAGGAGGCGAGCGTCGGCACCGACGGCGGCCGCTGGTCCCACACCCCCGATCTGGGCATCTTCCACGCCCAGACGGATGTTCACGGCAACGTCGTCGTCCCCGAGGACCGGATCCGGGCTGCGCTCGTCTACGCGGCTGAACCTGAGAGGATGCGCCGCGAGCTCGACCTGGCTCTGGGACAGGCCTGGGACGACGAGCTCGAGCCCTTCCGCTACGCCGGAGCCGGTGCACCCGTACGTTGGCTGCACCGCGTCGGCTAG
- a CDS encoding PucR family transcriptional regulator, which produces MDELSAPGVSALRQAQDTIIEHSLDRISSAHDFYRTLPEGSRDQIAAVARLGVTMFVDSAENPSTPLAPSQIFSVAPAALTGVITLEQTLALVRTVLDVVVDEAPRAVPAEDHDTVRILVLTFGRDVGFAAAEVYARAAEARGAWDARLESVAVDAMLHDAPEDAATRAGTAGWNGTGPVVAIAAKTTLDALGVSRLRHECRNLASDCLVSVRGDSVLIVLGDSSAAPGSASKHSSRDATAEQLVDQAAMQVAGGLGGSAVVGPVVSGISHAGRSLRSALAGLRALPGWAEAPNPVHADDLLPERLLAGDELAGEQILNLVHAPLHEMGDPFESTVATYLALGGSLEATARNLFVHANTVRYRLGRVSEQVGWDATNARDGLMLHMAIIVGRLAVSREA; this is translated from the coding sequence ATGGATGAGTTGAGCGCTCCGGGAGTGTCTGCACTGCGACAGGCGCAGGACACAATTATTGAACACTCACTGGACCGCATCAGTTCGGCCCATGATTTCTACCGAACCCTGCCGGAAGGATCGCGCGACCAGATCGCAGCGGTGGCCCGCCTGGGCGTCACTATGTTCGTCGACTCGGCGGAGAACCCGTCGACCCCGTTGGCCCCCTCTCAGATCTTCTCCGTGGCCCCTGCCGCCCTGACCGGCGTGATCACGCTGGAGCAGACCCTGGCTCTGGTGCGCACCGTCCTCGACGTTGTTGTTGACGAGGCTCCTCGCGCCGTGCCGGCGGAGGATCATGACACTGTCCGCATCCTCGTCCTGACCTTCGGGCGCGACGTCGGCTTCGCTGCGGCTGAGGTGTATGCCCGGGCAGCAGAGGCACGAGGCGCTTGGGACGCCCGGTTGGAATCTGTAGCGGTCGACGCGATGCTCCACGACGCCCCCGAGGACGCCGCGACCCGGGCCGGAACTGCCGGCTGGAACGGAACCGGACCGGTGGTGGCCATCGCTGCCAAGACCACCCTGGATGCGCTCGGGGTCTCCAGGTTGCGCCACGAGTGCCGCAACCTGGCCAGTGACTGCCTGGTATCGGTACGTGGTGACTCCGTCCTCATCGTCCTGGGCGACAGCTCAGCCGCCCCCGGTTCGGCATCCAAGCACTCCTCCCGGGACGCCACTGCTGAGCAGCTGGTGGACCAGGCGGCCATGCAAGTGGCCGGCGGCCTGGGAGGGTCGGCCGTCGTCGGCCCCGTGGTCTCGGGAATCTCGCACGCCGGCCGCTCACTGCGCTCCGCCCTGGCCGGGCTGCGGGCCCTGCCCGGGTGGGCCGAGGCGCCCAACCCGGTTCACGCCGATGACCTCCTGCCCGAGCGGCTCCTGGCCGGCGACGAGCTCGCCGGCGAGCAGATCCTCAATCTGGTGCACGCACCCCTCCACGAGATGGGCGACCCCTTCGAGAGCACAGTGGCCACCTACCTGGCCCTGGGCGGGAGCCTGGAAGCCACCGCACGAAACCTGTTCGTGCACGCCAATACGGTGCGCTACCGTCTGGGCCGGGTCAGTGAACAAGTCGGTTGGGACGCAACAAACGCCCGTGACGGCCTCATGCTGCACATGGCGATCATCGTGGGCCGACTGGCTGTCAGCCGAGAGGCTTGA
- the aceE gene encoding pyruvate dehydrogenase (acetyl-transferring), homodimeric type: MSPTSDSTPLIDGLLTKVTDNDPEETKEWHESLDALIADKGAKRARYILLSMLAQARQKNVTVPTEMTTPYINTIDVANEPYFPGDESAERTYRRWLRWNAAVMVTRAQRPGVGVGGHISSYASTATLYEVGFNHFFRGKDHPGGGDHVFFQGHASPGNYARAFIEGRLNEPDLDGFRQEESHPAGGRGLPSYPHPRRMEDFWEYPTVSMGLGPSEAIYQAWFDKYLQGAGIKDTSQQHTWAFLGDGEMDEPESRGMLQLAASQQLDNLTFVINCNLQRLDGPVRGNGKIIQELEAFFKGAGWNVIKVIWGRGWDQLLAADKDHALEHLMMETLDGDYQTFKANDGAYIREHFFGRDPRTAELVKDWTDDEIWALQRGGNDYRKMYAAYKAATEHKGQPTVILAHTVKGYLLGDHFAGRNATHQMKKLTLDDLKALRDRLHIPITDEQLEANPKMPPYYRPADDDPSLLYMLDRRRQLGGFVPERRDAGVELELPRDKTYDILKGGSGKQEVASTMAFVRLLKELIKDKGIGRRIVPIIPDESRTFGLESLFPTKKIFNTQGQNYTPVDADMMLSYRESTSGQLMHTGINEAGSVSLFQVAGTSYATHGEPMIPVYIFYSMFGFQRTGDQFWAAGDQLTRGFIIGATAGRTTLTGEGTQHMDGHSPIIAATNDAVISYDPAYAYEIRHIVRDALERWYGPDSGRNRDVMYYLTVYNEPIHQPAEPDDVDVEGILRGIHRISTAPDGEGPEVQLLASGVGVPWIEEARRILAEDWDVRATTWSVTSWNELRRQALEVEKANFLAPDAQRQVPYLTQKLSESTGPFIATSDYDHLVPDQIRAWVPGDYYTLGADGFGFSDTRAAARRHYLIDAQSVVVRALQALVEQGRLDHSVLAQAIARYDLTNVNAGTSGSQGGES, from the coding sequence GTGAGCCCCACCAGTGACTCCACGCCGCTCATTGACGGCCTCCTGACGAAGGTGACCGACAACGACCCAGAGGAGACCAAGGAGTGGCACGAGTCCCTCGATGCCCTCATCGCGGACAAGGGCGCCAAGCGCGCGCGCTACATCCTGCTCAGTATGCTGGCTCAGGCCCGGCAGAAGAACGTCACGGTTCCCACCGAGATGACGACGCCGTACATCAACACCATCGACGTCGCCAACGAGCCCTACTTCCCAGGTGACGAGAGCGCCGAGCGCACCTACCGGCGCTGGCTGCGCTGGAACGCCGCCGTCATGGTCACCCGCGCCCAGCGACCTGGCGTGGGAGTAGGCGGCCACATCTCCTCCTACGCCTCGACGGCCACCCTCTACGAGGTCGGCTTCAACCACTTCTTCCGCGGCAAGGACCACCCCGGCGGCGGTGACCACGTCTTCTTCCAGGGCCACGCCTCACCGGGCAACTACGCCCGCGCCTTCATCGAGGGCCGCCTCAATGAGCCGGACCTGGACGGCTTCCGCCAGGAGGAGTCCCACCCGGCAGGCGGCCGCGGCTTGCCCTCCTACCCGCACCCGCGCCGCATGGAGGACTTCTGGGAGTACCCCACTGTCTCCATGGGGCTTGGCCCGTCCGAGGCGATCTACCAGGCCTGGTTCGACAAGTACCTTCAGGGCGCCGGCATCAAGGACACCTCTCAGCAGCACACCTGGGCCTTCCTGGGCGACGGTGAGATGGACGAGCCCGAGTCACGCGGCATGCTGCAGCTGGCGGCCAGCCAGCAGCTGGACAACCTCACCTTCGTCATCAACTGCAACCTGCAGCGCCTCGACGGCCCGGTGCGCGGAAACGGAAAGATCATCCAGGAGCTCGAGGCCTTCTTCAAGGGCGCGGGCTGGAACGTCATCAAGGTGATCTGGGGCCGTGGCTGGGACCAGCTCCTCGCCGCGGACAAGGACCACGCGCTCGAGCACCTCATGATGGAGACGCTCGACGGCGACTACCAGACCTTCAAGGCCAACGACGGCGCCTACATCCGCGAGCACTTCTTCGGCCGCGACCCGCGCACCGCCGAGCTCGTCAAGGACTGGACCGATGACGAGATCTGGGCACTGCAGCGCGGCGGCAACGACTACCGCAAGATGTACGCCGCCTACAAGGCTGCCACGGAGCACAAGGGCCAGCCCACCGTCATCCTGGCGCACACGGTCAAGGGCTATCTCCTGGGCGACCACTTCGCCGGCCGTAACGCCACCCACCAGATGAAGAAGCTGACGCTGGACGACCTCAAGGCCCTGCGGGACCGGCTCCACATCCCAATCACCGATGAGCAGCTCGAGGCCAACCCGAAGATGCCGCCGTACTACCGGCCGGCCGACGACGACCCCTCGCTGCTCTACATGCTGGACCGCCGCCGTCAGCTCGGAGGCTTCGTCCCCGAGCGCCGCGATGCCGGCGTCGAGCTCGAGCTGCCGAGAGACAAGACCTACGACATCCTCAAGGGCGGCTCGGGCAAGCAGGAGGTCGCCTCCACGATGGCCTTCGTCCGCCTGCTCAAGGAGCTCATCAAGGACAAGGGCATCGGCCGGCGCATCGTCCCGATCATTCCGGACGAGTCGCGCACCTTCGGGCTGGAGTCGCTCTTCCCCACCAAGAAGATCTTCAACACCCAGGGCCAGAACTACACTCCAGTCGACGCCGACATGATGCTGTCCTACCGGGAGTCCACCTCCGGTCAGCTCATGCACACGGGAATCAATGAGGCCGGTTCGGTCTCCCTGTTCCAGGTGGCCGGCACGAGCTACGCCACCCACGGCGAGCCGATGATCCCGGTCTACATCTTCTACTCGATGTTCGGCTTCCAGCGCACCGGCGACCAGTTCTGGGCCGCAGGCGACCAGCTGACCCGCGGCTTCATCATCGGAGCCACCGCCGGGCGAACCACCCTGACCGGTGAGGGCACCCAGCACATGGACGGCCACTCCCCCATCATCGCGGCCACCAACGACGCCGTCATCAGCTACGACCCGGCCTACGCCTACGAGATACGGCACATCGTGCGCGACGCCCTGGAGCGCTGGTACGGACCGGACTCGGGCCGCAACCGGGACGTCATGTACTACCTGACCGTCTACAACGAGCCGATCCACCAGCCCGCTGAACCCGACGACGTCGACGTCGAGGGAATCCTGCGCGGTATTCACCGCATCAGCACGGCTCCCGACGGCGAGGGACCCGAGGTCCAGCTCCTGGCCTCCGGCGTCGGAGTGCCCTGGATCGAGGAGGCCCGCCGTATCCTGGCCGAGGACTGGGACGTACGTGCCACCACGTGGTCCGTCACCAGCTGGAACGAGCTGCGGCGCCAGGCCCTGGAGGTGGAGAAGGCCAACTTCCTGGCTCCCGATGCCCAGCGGCAGGTCCCCTACCTGACGCAGAAGCTCTCCGAGAGCACTGGTCCCTTCATCGCCACCAGCGACTACGACCATCTTGTCCCTGACCAGATCCGAGCCTGGGTGCCCGGTGACTACTACACCCTGGGTGCTGACGGCTTCGGATTCTCCGACACTCGTGCCGCCGCCAGGCGCCACTACCTCATCGACGCCCAGTCAGTGGTGGTTCGCGCCCTCCAGGCGCTGGTGGAGCAGGGACGCCTCGACCACTCCGTGCTGGCCCAAGCCATTGCCCGCTACGACTTGACCAACGTCAACGCAGGCACCTCCGGCTCCCAGGGCGGGGAGTCCTGA
- the aspA gene encoding aspartate ammonia-lyase, with protein MTQATRTEEDLLGAREVPLEAYWGIHTLRAMENFRISGSVVGDEEAFVCGMVQVKKASALANSDLGALDPEVAGAIVWACDQVLVAERCLDQFPVDQFQGGAGTSVNMNTNEVIANLALEFLGYAKGRYDIVNPNDHVNKSQSTNDAYPTGFRLGLFTLVGSLIEELERLIASMRAKGVELVNVLKMGRTQLQDAVPMSLGQEFEAFAVLLEEEVSRLHNNAALLLEVNLGATAIGTGLNTPPDYQSTVVGHLREITGLDVRGAHDLLEATSDTGAYVSMHAAIKRLAVKLSKICNDLRLLSSGPRAGLGEIRLPERQAGSSIMPAKVNPVIPEVVNQVCFKVIGNDVALTFAAEAGQLQLNVMEPVIAQAIFESINLLTRGMSTLRELCIVGIEANEDVCRRNVLDSIGIVTYLNPVIGHHNGDMVGRECARSGRSVREVVLEMGLLEESVLDEILSPENLLRPHFRDLNVYSGSDPSTPPVVSTVTDSEG; from the coding sequence ATGACGCAGGCAACCCGTACGGAGGAAGATCTTCTTGGTGCACGGGAGGTTCCACTGGAAGCCTATTGGGGAATCCACACGCTACGCGCGATGGAGAACTTCCGGATCTCTGGATCGGTGGTCGGTGATGAAGAGGCCTTTGTTTGTGGCATGGTGCAGGTGAAGAAGGCCTCGGCGTTAGCGAACAGTGATCTGGGAGCTCTTGACCCGGAGGTTGCTGGTGCGATTGTGTGGGCGTGCGACCAGGTGCTGGTTGCTGAGCGCTGCCTTGATCAGTTTCCGGTCGACCAGTTCCAGGGAGGTGCCGGAACCAGCGTCAATATGAATACCAATGAGGTGATTGCCAACCTCGCTCTGGAGTTCCTAGGATATGCCAAGGGTCGCTATGACATCGTCAACCCCAACGACCATGTCAACAAGTCCCAGTCGACGAACGATGCCTATCCAACTGGATTCCGTTTGGGGCTGTTCACTCTTGTCGGCTCGCTCATCGAGGAGCTTGAGCGACTCATCGCCTCCATGCGTGCCAAGGGGGTGGAGCTCGTCAATGTTCTGAAGATGGGGCGTACGCAGCTTCAGGACGCTGTTCCTATGAGCCTGGGGCAGGAGTTCGAGGCCTTCGCCGTTCTGTTGGAGGAGGAGGTCAGTCGGCTTCACAACAACGCCGCTCTGCTTCTGGAGGTGAACCTCGGAGCCACGGCGATCGGCACGGGGCTCAACACCCCGCCGGACTATCAGAGCACTGTCGTCGGGCATCTGCGGGAGATCACTGGTCTGGATGTTCGAGGAGCGCATGATCTGCTGGAAGCCACGAGTGACACAGGTGCCTACGTCTCGATGCATGCGGCGATCAAGCGTCTGGCGGTGAAGCTGTCCAAGATCTGCAACGATCTGCGACTGCTGTCCTCTGGGCCTCGTGCGGGGCTGGGGGAGATCAGGCTGCCTGAGCGTCAGGCTGGTTCCTCCATCATGCCGGCCAAGGTCAATCCGGTGATTCCGGAGGTGGTGAACCAGGTCTGTTTCAAGGTTATTGGAAATGACGTCGCGCTGACCTTCGCCGCTGAGGCCGGACAGCTCCAGCTCAACGTCATGGAACCGGTGATTGCCCAGGCCATCTTTGAGTCCATCAATCTTCTCACTCGTGGGATGTCGACCCTGCGGGAGCTGTGCATCGTGGGGATCGAGGCCAATGAGGATGTATGCCGTCGCAATGTGCTGGACTCGATCGGAATCGTTACCTACCTCAACCCGGTAATCGGCCATCACAATGGCGACATGGTGGGGCGAGAGTGTGCCCGTTCAGGACGCAGCGTGCGAGAGGTGGTTCTGGAGATGGGGCTGCTCGAAGAATCTGTTCTTGATGAGATTCTCAGCCCGGAGAACCTTCTTCGTCCCCATTTCCGTGACTTGAACGTCTACTCGGGATCCGATCCCTCAACTCCGCCGGTTGTGTCGACGGTGACCGACTCGGAGGGATAA
- a CDS encoding DUF3052 family protein, whose protein sequence is MASTAGGAFGFASGLIIQEFGYDDDVDETLRQAVEAETGTTLVDEDYEDVADSAIVWWRDDDGDVDDLTDLLMDAQANLDGAGLIWVLTPKARTTGAVQAAEVEEAAATAGMHATSAASMGQHWSGIRVSSRGR, encoded by the coding sequence GTGGCGAGTACAGCGGGTGGGGCTTTCGGCTTCGCCTCCGGTCTCATCATTCAGGAGTTCGGCTACGACGACGACGTCGACGAGACCTTGCGGCAGGCCGTTGAGGCGGAGACCGGAACCACTCTGGTGGACGAGGACTATGAGGACGTGGCCGACTCGGCCATCGTGTGGTGGCGTGACGACGACGGCGACGTTGACGACCTCACCGACCTCCTCATGGACGCCCAGGCCAACCTCGACGGCGCAGGGCTCATCTGGGTGCTGACGCCCAAGGCGCGTACCACTGGCGCCGTCCAGGCCGCCGAGGTGGAGGAGGCTGCTGCGACAGCCGGCATGCATGCGACCTCCGCCGCCTCCATGGGGCAGCACTGGAGTGGTATCAGGGTCTCCAGCCGAGGGCGCTGA